From a single Phalacrocorax aristotelis chromosome 1, bGulAri2.1, whole genome shotgun sequence genomic region:
- the LOC142057823 gene encoding C-type lectin Cal-like produces MSATGQPRSQELSAEEMSVGPRLTAPRLLGCLLLLAFLGGALASPPSPALERMPAASCPPTWLYYRGFCYGYFTERRTWAEAETECRRYGPKGRLASIHSLGASRVFARYIISQRDRDNTWIGLRDEEHSRQWKWSDNSVFNYKRWAPGQPNNRWNREDCVVLEWSSGFELWHDYPCSSRFPFLCQHEL; encoded by the exons ATGTCAGCCACCGGCCAGCCCCGCTCCCAGGAGCTGTCTG CAGAAGAGATGAGTGTGGGGCCCAGGCTCACTGCCCCCCGCCTGCTCGgctgcctgctcctcctggccTTCCTGGGAG GTGCCCTcgccagcccccccagccctgccctggagAGGATGCCGGCAGCCAGCTGCCCCCCGACCTGGCTTTACTACCGGGGGTTCTGCTACGGGTACTTCACCGAGAGGAGGACCTGGGCTGAGGCTGAG ACCGAGTGCAGGCGGTACGGCCCCAAGGGACGGCTGGCCTCCATCCACAGCCTGGGGGCCAGCAGGGTCTTTGCCCGCTACATCATCAGCCAGAGGGATAGGGACAACACCTGGATCGGGCTGCGGGACGAGGAGCAC TCCAGGCAGTGGAAGTGGTCCGATAACTCCGTCTTCAACTACAAGCGCTGGGCCCCGGGGCAGCCCAACAACCGGTGGAACAGGGAGGACTGTGTGGTGCTGGAATGGTCCTCAG GTTTCGAGTTATGGCATGACtacccctgctccagcaggttCCCCTTCCTGTGCCAGCACGAGCTCTGA
- the LOC142057865 gene encoding rheacalcin-1-like, giving the protein MGQAAFLGFCLLGCLALHPSLQGVQASKCPRGWLDFRDHCYGYFGQELTWRKAEAWCRAARGGCHLASLHTPEEHRALAAFIAQRQRREEEEENVWIGLYHRGQAWTWVDGSEQHYSAWEGDDSPGGLRCASLEDSTGFLSWEDESCGERKPFICKYAA; this is encoded by the exons atgGGACAAGCTGCTTTCCTGGGGTTCTGCCTGCTCGGCTGCCTGGCCCTGCACCCCTCGCTGCAAG GGGTGCAGGCGAGCAAATGTCCCCGGGGCTGGCTGGACTTCAGGGACCACTGCTACGGGTACTTCGGCCAGGAGCTCAcctggaggaaggcagag gCTTGGTGCAGGGCCGCCCGCGGGGGGTGCCACCTGGCCTCGCTGCACACCCCCGAGGAGCACCGCGCCCTCGCCGCCTTCATCGCCCAGCGCCAGCgccgggaggaggaggaggagaacgTCTGGATCGGCCTCTACCACCGG GGCCAGGCGTGGACGTGGGTGGACGGGTCCGAGCAGCACTACTCGGCCTGGGAGGGGGATGATTCCCCCGGGGGGCTGCGCTGCGCCTCGCTGGAGGATTCCACGG GTTTCCTGTCCTGGGAGGACGAGTCCTGCGGCGAGAGGAAACCCTTCATCTGCAAATACGCAGCCTAG